The Burkholderia mayonis genome window below encodes:
- the rplN gene encoding 50S ribosomal protein L14, with protein sequence MIQTESRLEVADNTGAREVMCIKVLGGSKRRYASIGDIIKVSVKEATPRGRVKKGEIYNAVVVRTAKGVRRQDGSLIKFDGNAAVLLNNKLEPIGTRIFGPVTRELRSERFMKIVSLAPEVL encoded by the coding sequence ATGATCCAGACCGAATCTCGGCTTGAAGTGGCCGACAACACGGGTGCGCGTGAAGTCATGTGCATCAAGGTGCTCGGCGGCTCGAAGCGTCGTTATGCCAGCATTGGCGACATCATCAAGGTGAGCGTCAAAGAGGCAACGCCGCGCGGGCGCGTGAAGAAAGGCGAAATCTACAACGCCGTGGTGGTCCGCACCGCCAAGGGCGTTCGTCGTCAAGACGGCTCGCTGATCAAGTTCGACGGCAACGCCGCTGTGCTTTTGAATAACAAGCTCGAGCCGATCGGCACCCGTATTTTCGGGCCGGTCACGCGTGAGTTGCGTAGCGAACGATTCATGAAGATCGTCTCGCTGGCGCCGGAAGTGCTGTAA